A genomic stretch from Deinococcus multiflagellatus includes:
- a CDS encoding outer membrane protein assembly factor BamB family protein, whose product MPFLSLVTLVVGSGAAAQSTPTFTAPKIDVFKELRVISGVTVSPNGDLTFLGSDARIHRTDATGSVKWSFVVGDIGRAYPVVTPQGTAIAASYDDTVYALDAAGKLLWKVKLDGDIYATPALRADGSVVVATAGGTVYALSGAGQTLWTYKVGAPVFSSPAIAADGTIYFGAQNNRMHALTPAGQLKWTYAAGSLVFSSPAIGPDGSIYFGSSDRRIYALTPAGELKWRAQTGLFVNASPIVTSGGVVVVGSYDGSVYAINPGGEPEWTYKAGAGIAASAVELSDGTVIVPDLSGTVHAIGKAGQALWQIKTGKKIDTGLSVSDQGNLYFTTEGGGLNIIQKQRPLAVAPWPTFHATPAAWGRVSSAAELQAQTQARRAAATAVLAALKPGAPTAPAQPAQPPAPVRPNPTQPAPQPGTAPAPQPTTSAPRPTTPAPAPVLTPAQQAQAAARKARTEAGQVLLPLTETAAALRLPVLNVTARTATLRVGAERVPVTVRFFGREAYVPLAALSDLPGAEATLERAPAAVVLSVAGQQARFPLNLPQLLPLGRQTEYGTAPSR is encoded by the coding sequence TTGCCCTTTCTTTCCCTGGTCACACTGGTGGTTGGCAGTGGGGCCGCCGCCCAGAGTACCCCCACGTTTACCGCGCCCAAGATCGACGTGTTCAAGGAATTGCGCGTGATTTCCGGGGTCACGGTCAGCCCGAACGGCGACCTCACCTTCCTGGGGTCCGACGCCCGCATTCACCGCACCGACGCCACCGGCAGCGTGAAGTGGTCCTTCGTGGTGGGCGATATTGGCCGCGCCTACCCGGTGGTCACGCCGCAGGGCACCGCCATCGCCGCCTCCTACGACGACACGGTGTACGCCCTGGACGCGGCTGGCAAGCTGCTGTGGAAGGTCAAGCTGGACGGCGACATCTACGCCACGCCCGCGCTGCGTGCCGACGGCAGCGTGGTGGTCGCCACGGCGGGCGGCACGGTCTACGCCCTGAGCGGCGCGGGCCAGACCCTGTGGACCTACAAGGTGGGCGCGCCCGTGTTCAGTTCGCCCGCCATTGCTGCCGACGGCACCATCTATTTCGGCGCGCAGAACAACCGCATGCACGCCCTGACCCCGGCCGGGCAGCTGAAATGGACCTACGCCGCCGGCTCGCTGGTGTTCAGCTCGCCCGCCATTGGACCGGACGGCAGCATTTACTTCGGGTCCAGTGACCGCCGCATCTACGCCCTGACCCCGGCCGGCGAGTTGAAGTGGCGCGCGCAGACCGGCCTGTTCGTGAATGCCAGCCCCATCGTGACCAGCGGCGGCGTGGTGGTCGTGGGCAGTTACGACGGCAGCGTGTACGCCATCAACCCCGGCGGCGAGCCCGAATGGACCTACAAGGCGGGAGCCGGCATTGCGGCCTCGGCAGTGGAACTCAGCGACGGGACGGTGATTGTGCCGGACCTCAGCGGCACCGTGCACGCCATTGGCAAGGCCGGGCAGGCGCTGTGGCAGATCAAGACCGGCAAGAAGATTGACACCGGCCTGAGCGTGAGTGACCAGGGCAACCTGTACTTCACCACCGAGGGCGGCGGCCTGAACATCATTCAGAAGCAGCGCCCGCTGGCGGTGGCCCCCTGGCCCACGTTCCACGCCACGCCCGCCGCCTGGGGCCGCGTGTCCAGCGCCGCCGAGCTGCAGGCCCAGACCCAGGCCCGGCGCGCCGCCGCCACCGCCGTGCTGGCCGCCCTGAAACCCGGCGCGCCCACGGCGCCCGCCCAGCCCGCGCAGCCGCCTGCCCCGGTGCGGCCCAACCCCACTCAGCCTGCGCCGCAGCCCGGCACCGCCCCGGCGCCGCAGCCCACGACCTCGGCCCCCCGGCCCACCACCCCTGCCCCGGCGCCGGTCCTGACCCCCGCGCAGCAGGCCCAGGCCGCCGCCCGCAAGGCCCGCACCGAAGCCGGGCAGGTGCTGCTGCCCCTGACCGAAACGGCCGCTGCGCTGCGCCTGCCGGTGCTGAATGTGACCGCCCGCACCGCCACCCTGCGGGTGGGCGCGGAGCGCGTGCCGGTCACTGTGCGCTTTTTTGGCCGTGAAGCCTATGTGCCGCTGGCCGCCCTGAGCGACCTGCCCGGCGCTGAGGCCACCCTGGAACGCGCGCCCGCCGCCGTGGTTCTCAGCGTGGCGGGGCAGCAGGCCCGCTTTCCGCTGAACCTGCCCCAGCTGCTGCCGCTGGGCCGCCAGACGGAGTACGGGACCGCGCCTAGCCGCTGA